A genomic segment from Longimicrobium sp. encodes:
- a CDS encoding CHAT domain-containing protein, with protein MKKSKVLFFAADPHSVGDGGTPRLQLDVEVREIRQRVSTASYRDDLDFDTRWAARPGDLLQALDETHPQVVHFSGHCGDAGLVLVGSEASHGHCVGASALAQLFQAYRGDIRVVVLNACLSLPQARAIAAVVGCAIGTRTEITDAAAITFSSSFYRTIAFGNSVQTAFDKARAALAVEHFEERECPQLVVRPGLDASKVFVVRPKRRRAGLAAAGLVGAVLVGVKLLHGGGGEPFSACAWAGAPHALMAPSGSSTAGPPGVQSDLDRAKLDYEAGRYAAAFPVFRRLAKSGNPEAMGFLGVMFLRGQGTRAYPDSGVHWLHEAAERDDARGMTELGSAYQNGDGVKRNRGWARHWLHKAADEKRWADAMRRLGAIYRDEQNYGTALTWFQNAVKAGSLDARIETGELYERGQGTPQDLEAAFCLYRTAAEAGSVRGMLIMGRTYRNGIGVPRSYDRAAGWYRKAAAAGSPEGMYALGELYLDGLGVPRDTAQADLWFGRAKNAGYRIAEGRVVPGAD; from the coding sequence ATGAAAAAATCCAAAGTCCTCTTCTTTGCCGCAGACCCGCATTCCGTCGGGGACGGAGGCACGCCAAGGCTTCAGCTGGACGTGGAGGTACGGGAGATCCGTCAGCGGGTGAGCACGGCCAGCTACCGCGACGATCTTGACTTCGATACGCGCTGGGCCGCGCGCCCGGGCGACCTGCTGCAGGCCCTGGACGAAACCCATCCTCAGGTCGTGCACTTCAGCGGGCATTGCGGTGATGCCGGTCTGGTGCTCGTGGGCTCCGAGGCGTCTCACGGGCACTGCGTGGGCGCTTCGGCGCTCGCACAGCTGTTCCAGGCCTATCGCGGCGACATCCGGGTCGTCGTGCTGAACGCATGCCTTTCCCTTCCACAGGCCAGGGCGATCGCCGCGGTCGTGGGGTGCGCCATCGGCACCCGCACCGAAATCACGGACGCGGCTGCGATTACCTTCAGCTCCTCGTTCTACCGCACCATCGCGTTCGGCAATTCCGTCCAAACCGCTTTTGACAAGGCGCGTGCAGCGCTGGCGGTGGAGCACTTCGAAGAGCGGGAGTGCCCACAGTTGGTGGTGCGTCCAGGGCTGGACGCCTCGAAAGTGTTCGTGGTCAGGCCGAAGCGAAGGCGGGCGGGGTTGGCGGCAGCTGGGCTCGTGGGTGCGGTGCTGGTCGGGGTGAAACTGCTTCACGGTGGAGGGGGAGAGCCGTTCTCGGCCTGCGCCTGGGCCGGAGCACCCCACGCGCTCATGGCGCCGTCCGGGTCTTCGACGGCGGGACCGCCAGGGGTGCAGTCGGATCTCGATCGGGCGAAGCTGGACTACGAAGCGGGGCGGTATGCCGCGGCGTTCCCCGTCTTCAGGCGCCTTGCGAAGAGCGGGAACCCCGAAGCAATGGGATTTCTCGGAGTCATGTTTTTGCGGGGGCAGGGAACCAGGGCATACCCCGACTCGGGGGTCCACTGGCTGCACGAGGCGGCGGAGAGGGACGATGCGCGTGGAATGACCGAGCTGGGCTCCGCGTACCAGAACGGAGACGGGGTGAAGCGCAACCGGGGTTGGGCTCGGCACTGGCTGCACAAGGCCGCAGATGAAAAGCGCTGGGCGGACGCGATGCGCAGGCTGGGCGCCATCTACCGGGACGAGCAAAACTATGGGACCGCGCTAACCTGGTTCCAGAATGCCGTGAAGGCGGGATCGCTGGACGCCCGGATCGAGACCGGTGAGTTGTACGAGCGGGGCCAGGGCACCCCTCAAGACCTGGAGGCGGCATTCTGCCTCTACCGCACGGCCGCGGAGGCAGGTTCGGTCCGCGGGATGCTCATCATGGGCCGGACCTACCGGAACGGGATCGGCGTGCCCCGAAGCTATGACCGGGCGGCGGGGTGGTACCGGAAAGCCGCGGCCGCAGGCTCCCCCGAAGGGATGTACGCGCTGGGCGAACTGTACCTGGACGGCCTGGGCGTGCCACGTGACACCGCCCAGGCAGACCTGTGGTTCGGAAGGGCGAAGAACGCGGGTTACAGGATCGCGGAAGGCAGGGTCGTCCCGGGAGCGGACTGA